The region GTCGTCGAACTCGACTACACGCTCACCGTGGACGGCGAAGTGATTGACCAGAGCGAAAGCGGCGAGCCGCTGACCTACCTGCACGGCCACAGCAACATCATCCCGGGCCTGGAACGCGCCCTGGAAGGCAAGGCGGCGGGCGACAGCCTGCAGGTCACCGTGGCCCCCGAAGATGGCTACGGCGAGCGCGACGAGGACAATGTCGAGGAACTGTCGCTGGAAGACTTCGAGGACGATGTGGAAGTGGGCGCCACCTACTACGCCCAGGCCGAAGACGGCAGCGTGATGCCCTTTACCGTGATGGCCGTGGAAGGCGACCGCGTGCAGGTGGACTTTAACCCCCCCCTGGCCGGCATGACCCTGAACTTCGACGTGAAGGTGGTCAGCGTGCGCGACGCCACCCCCGAGGAACTGGAGCACGGCCACGCCCACGCCGACGGCGATCACCAGCACGACTGAAGGCTGAAGGAAAAGCGCCCCCACCTGTACGGGATGGGGGCGCTTTTCTGGCCGTGAGCTCTGAGCCGTGGGCCATAAGCTTCGGGGTTCCTCATGGCTCATGGCCCAGAGCCCATGGCCCCTTCACTCCTGATCGTCGTACAGATGCAGCAGTGCGGCGTCCGGGTCGCCGCCGGGGTGGTGGTGGCGGGCCACCAGGCGGGCCACGCGGGGGCGGGCACCGGCGTGGGCCAGCAGGCGGGCGCCCAGTTCGGGGTGGTGGGCGCGGATACCCAGGGCGCCCACGGGCGGCAGCAGGCGGGTCAGGCGGTTGGGAATCAGGCCCACGGCCACGCGCTCCCACAGGTAGTAGGGGCGCAGGCTTTTGCCGCAGTCGTGCAGCAGGGCGGCGGCCACCAGTTCGCTGTCCACCTGCGGGTGCTCGCGCAGCAGGTGGCGGGCCACGCGGCAGGCGTGCTCGCGGTCACGGGGGTCCATGCTCTGGTACACGCGGGCCTCGGCGCCGGTCAGGTGGCGCTGGGCCCAGGCGTCGTCGGGCTGGGCGTCTTCGGGACTCATGGAGCGCCACAGCCGACGGGCCTTGGCGCGGTAGCCATTCACCTTGCGGCGAATGCGGGCGCTGAGGGTGCGGTGCGGCATACCCAGAGGATACGCAAAGCCCGCCCACGCGCCGGGCACGGACGGGGCAGGCAGGAGCCATAGCGGTAACCAGATGACCTGAAGGTGAACCCTTCAGGCCATCTGGAGCGAGCGAAGCGAGTGACCGCGACAGACAGCGGTTGGCGTGGCGTTCAGGGGGATGCTTTCCTCCCCTGGGCGCAACGGAAGGCCGCTGTCAGTCTGCGGCGGTTTCGGCTTCCACTTCCAGGGCGGCCAGGGCGCGCTCGGCGCTCATGGCGGCGCGGGTGCCGGCGCCCACGCTGGTGCCCAGCTGACGGTAGATGTAGTCACTCACGTCGCCGGCCGCAAACAGCATGGGCACGCTGGTGTAAATCTCGTCGGTCACGTCCACGTAGCCGTCGGGGCGCAGGTTGACGGTG is a window of Deinococcus multiflagellatus DNA encoding:
- a CDS encoding FKBP-type peptidyl-prolyl cis-trans isomerase; its protein translation is MNITQDKVVELDYTLTVDGEVIDQSESGEPLTYLHGHSNIIPGLERALEGKAAGDSLQVTVAPEDGYGERDEDNVEELSLEDFEDDVEVGATYYAQAEDGSVMPFTVMAVEGDRVQVDFNPPLAGMTLNFDVKVVSVRDATPEELEHGHAHADGDHQHD
- a CDS encoding HD domain-containing protein — protein: MPHRTLSARIRRKVNGYRAKARRLWRSMSPEDAQPDDAWAQRHLTGAEARVYQSMDPRDREHACRVARHLLREHPQVDSELVAAALLHDCGKSLRPYYLWERVAVGLIPNRLTRLLPPVGALGIRAHHPELGARLLAHAGARPRVARLVARHHHPGGDPDAALLHLYDDQE